The Amycolatopsis sp. 195334CR genome window below encodes:
- the mscL gene encoding large-conductance mechanosensitive channel protein MscL, with product MLKGFKDFLMRGNVVELAVAVVIGTAFTAIVTAFTTGLIKPLINAIGGSDAAQGLGFYIFSGNQGTFMDFGGVINAGINFLIVAAVVYFLFVLPLQKVQERRKRGKETGPAEPTDVELLKEIRDLLRQQQHQTDDSTPNRPPRP from the coding sequence GTGCTCAAAGGCTTCAAGGACTTCTTGATGCGCGGCAACGTCGTCGAGCTGGCCGTTGCGGTCGTCATCGGCACGGCGTTCACCGCGATCGTCACCGCTTTCACCACCGGCTTGATCAAACCGCTGATCAACGCCATCGGCGGTTCGGATGCCGCACAGGGCCTGGGCTTCTACATCTTCTCCGGCAACCAGGGCACCTTCATGGACTTCGGCGGCGTGATCAACGCCGGGATCAACTTCCTGATCGTCGCCGCGGTGGTGTACTTCCTGTTCGTGCTGCCGTTGCAGAAGGTGCAGGAGCGCCGCAAGCGGGGCAAGGAAACCGGCCCCGCCGAACCGACCGATGTCGAACTGCTGAAGGAAATCCGGGACCTGCTGCGCCAACAACAACACCAAACCGACGACTCCACCCCGAACCGCCCCCCGCGCCCCTGA
- a CDS encoding molybdenum cofactor biosynthesis protein B — protein sequence MERSAQRLGRALVVIVDDRAAHGEVDDTAGPLVTELLEEAGFIVDGTVVVHADTVAIRNALNTAVIGGADLVVTVGGTGVSPRDVTPDATAGVLDRPIPGIGEALRSSGLAAGAVDAGISRGLVGVSGSTLVVNLAGSRAAVRDGMATLSALVPYVIDELSGLNES from the coding sequence ATGGAACGCAGTGCACAACGGCTGGGCCGGGCTCTCGTGGTGATCGTGGACGACCGTGCCGCCCACGGCGAGGTCGATGACACCGCTGGTCCGCTGGTCACCGAGTTGCTGGAAGAGGCGGGCTTCATCGTCGACGGCACCGTGGTGGTGCACGCCGACACCGTGGCCATCCGGAACGCGCTGAACACGGCCGTGATCGGCGGGGCGGACCTGGTGGTCACCGTCGGCGGGACCGGCGTGTCGCCGCGCGATGTCACCCCGGACGCGACGGCCGGTGTGCTGGACCGCCCGATCCCGGGCATCGGCGAGGCCCTGCGTTCCTCCGGCCTGGCCGCGGGCGCGGTCGACGCTGGTATTTCGCGTGGTCTGGTCGGGGTTTCGGGGAGCACGCTGGTGGTCAACCTGGCGGGCTCGCGAGCCGCCGTCCGCGACGGCATGGCGACGCTTTCGGCGCTCGTGCCGTACGTGATCGACGAGCTGTCCGGCCTGAACGAGTCCTGA
- a CDS encoding NAD-dependent epimerase/dehydratase family protein, whose protein sequence is MRVLITGGAGFIGSHIADQLAARGDEPVLLDSLTPTAHGVAPEQHRAAERGRAPEHNRAPEHDRTTEDERTPGQGRVPGYVGEYEFHRADVTELRPEQLDGIDAVCHQAAIVGHGVDPADAPAYAWNNDYGTAVLLAAMHRAGVRKLVLASSMVVYGEGRYACAEHGIVAPAPRLQSDVDEGRFEPRCPHCGEQLESRLVPEDAPLNPRSTYAATKLAQEHLAGAWARQTGGRVWALRYHNVYGPRMPQNTPYAGVASLFRSALERGEAPTVLEDGRQRRDFVHVDDIARANLRALDVEPPEEITAVNVCSGEPHTVGDMAAELARACGGPEPRIVGGARPADVRHVVADPALAEKLLGFTASVGFREGVAGFATAPLRR, encoded by the coding sequence GTGCGAGTACTCATCACCGGCGGGGCCGGGTTCATCGGCTCCCACATCGCCGACCAGCTGGCCGCCAGGGGCGACGAGCCCGTCCTGCTCGACAGCCTCACCCCCACCGCGCACGGCGTCGCCCCCGAGCAGCATCGCGCCGCCGAGCGCGGGCGCGCCCCTGAGCACAACCGGGCGCCCGAACACGACCGCACCACCGAGGACGAGCGCACGCCTGGGCAAGGCCGCGTCCCTGGATATGTCGGCGAGTATGAGTTCCACCGCGCCGACGTCACCGAGCTGCGCCCCGAGCAGCTCGACGGGATCGACGCCGTCTGCCATCAGGCGGCGATCGTCGGGCATGGGGTCGATCCGGCCGACGCGCCCGCCTACGCCTGGAACAACGACTACGGCACCGCCGTCCTCCTCGCCGCCATGCACCGCGCGGGCGTCCGAAAACTGGTGCTCGCCTCCTCCATGGTCGTCTACGGAGAGGGTCGTTACGCCTGCGCGGAGCACGGCATCGTCGCCCCCGCGCCGCGGCTGCAGTCCGATGTGGACGAGGGTAGGTTCGAGCCGCGCTGCCCCCACTGCGGTGAGCAGCTCGAATCCCGCCTGGTGCCCGAGGACGCGCCCCTGAACCCCCGAAGCACGTACGCCGCTACCAAGCTCGCCCAGGAACACCTCGCCGGAGCCTGGGCCCGCCAGACCGGCGGCCGGGTCTGGGCCCTGCGCTACCACAACGTCTACGGCCCCCGGATGCCCCAGAACACCCCGTACGCCGGCGTCGCCTCGCTGTTCCGTTCGGCGCTCGAACGAGGCGAAGCCCCGACCGTCCTAGAAGACGGGCGCCAGCGACGCGACTTCGTGCACGTCGATGACATCGCGCGCGCCAACCTCCGAGCGCTGGACGTCGAGCCGCCCGAGGAGATCACGGCGGTCAACGTCTGTTCCGGCGAACCCCACACCGTCGGCGACATGGCCGCCGAGCTCGCCCGCGCGTGCGGCGGACCGGAGCCGCGGATCGTCGGCGGAGCGCGTCCGGCCGACGTACGGCACGTGGTCGCCGACCCGGCACTGGCCGAGAAGCTGCTCGGCTTCACCGCGAGCGTCGGCTTCCGGGAAGGCGTCGCAGGCTTCGCCACCGCCCCACTCCGGCGGTAA
- a CDS encoding cytochrome P450, whose protein sequence is MTVRYPPGEILLKLHARFGPAVKAGPSYAYLLGPEANRFLFANSELFSWREAFDLLVPVDGPTSLIVSDGEDHRRRRRLVQPALHHRQISTYLDIMTATADATIDAWRPGQRIDLYQEFRAAIRRSTIQSLFGARLGGEADFFGTELQPLLDLIDRLPQAVDVHRRLRTPTWRRAMAARARVDERIYAEIARTRAGASEVDDHALATLVHGGDEQLSDLEIRDQMVTLIAAGYETTSAAMAWALYSVLSDREVYERAKGQQDREYLNGIVQETLRLYPPAVISARKVVEGFEFHGKRFRPGTLLLYSPYVTHRLPELWEDPLAFRPERWQGHKAAPHEFLPFGGGPHRCIGATMATTELAVMLGRVVARADLRLLPQRIRATSPAAMRPRNGLRAEVR, encoded by the coding sequence ATGACCGTGCGCTATCCCCCGGGCGAAATCCTGCTGAAGCTGCACGCCCGTTTCGGCCCGGCGGTCAAGGCGGGCCCGAGCTACGCCTACCTCCTCGGCCCCGAGGCCAACCGGTTCCTCTTCGCCAACTCCGAGCTGTTCAGCTGGCGCGAGGCCTTCGACCTGCTGGTCCCGGTCGACGGCCCGACCTCGCTGATCGTCAGCGACGGCGAGGACCACCGCCGTCGGCGGCGGCTGGTGCAGCCCGCACTGCACCACCGGCAGATCAGCACCTACCTGGACATCATGACGGCCACCGCGGACGCCACCATCGACGCGTGGCGCCCCGGCCAGCGGATCGACCTCTACCAGGAGTTCCGCGCGGCGATCCGGCGCAGCACCATCCAGTCCCTGTTCGGCGCCCGGCTCGGCGGGGAGGCCGACTTCTTCGGCACCGAACTGCAGCCGCTGCTCGACCTGATCGACCGGCTCCCGCAGGCCGTCGACGTGCACCGGCGCCTGCGCACGCCGACGTGGCGGCGCGCGATGGCCGCCCGCGCCCGCGTCGACGAGCGGATCTACGCCGAGATCGCCAGGACCAGGGCGGGCGCGTCCGAAGTGGACGATCACGCGCTGGCCACCCTGGTGCACGGCGGTGATGAGCAGCTGAGCGACCTGGAGATCCGCGACCAGATGGTCACGCTGATCGCCGCCGGGTACGAGACCACCAGCGCGGCGATGGCCTGGGCGCTGTACTCCGTGCTCAGCGACCGCGAGGTGTACGAGCGGGCCAAAGGCCAGCAGGATCGCGAGTACCTCAACGGGATCGTGCAGGAGACGCTGCGCCTCTACCCGCCGGCGGTGATCTCGGCGCGCAAGGTGGTCGAGGGCTTCGAATTCCACGGCAAGCGATTCCGGCCGGGGACCCTGCTGCTGTACAGCCCGTATGTCACGCACCGGCTGCCGGAACTGTGGGAGGACCCGCTCGCCTTCCGGCCCGAACGCTGGCAAGGCCACAAGGCGGCTCCGCACGAGTTCCTGCCATTCGGCGGTGGGCCTCACCGATGCATCGGCGCGACGATGGCGACCACGGAACTCGCCGTCATGCTCGGGCGGGTGGTCGCCCGGGCGGACCTTCGCCTGCTGCCGCAGCGCATCCGCGCCACCAGCCCGGCGGCCATGCGCCCGCGGAACGGACTCCGAGCCGAGGTCCGCTGA
- a CDS encoding sensor histidine kinase KdpD has product MIESDESFGAMLTHAWHILPFALLFALPVALLGGLVLYRLRHGALATTLTVMVLIPLVATLTGVLGVSGFMFNSTLTTMVLVCLLVALVVVPCAIVFGRAIARRSVWEREARERERAAEASRRELVAWISHDLRSPLAGIRAMAEALADGVVSEPAEVAGYAQRIGGESTRLSGMVDDLFELSRITAGALRLTMSAVPLRDVVSDTIAAQTPVAHRKRVRVEAHAQASPVVSGSDPELARIVRNLVSNAIRHTPPDGTVAVQIGVAGAEALIAVDDGCGGIPDDEIGRVFDVAFRGTRARTPERDGAGGGLGLAIAKGLVEAHKGRILVRNHGPGCRFEVHLPLA; this is encoded by the coding sequence ATGATCGAATCGGACGAATCCTTCGGCGCGATGCTCACGCACGCGTGGCACATCCTGCCGTTCGCGTTGTTGTTCGCGTTGCCGGTGGCGTTGCTGGGCGGGCTGGTGCTGTACCGGCTGCGGCACGGGGCGCTGGCCACCACGCTGACCGTGATGGTGCTGATCCCGCTGGTCGCCACGCTGACCGGGGTGCTCGGGGTCAGCGGGTTCATGTTCAACTCGACGCTGACCACGATGGTGCTGGTGTGCCTGCTGGTCGCGCTGGTGGTGGTGCCCTGCGCGATCGTGTTCGGGCGGGCCATCGCGCGGCGGAGCGTGTGGGAACGCGAGGCGCGTGAACGGGAACGCGCCGCGGAGGCGTCGCGGCGGGAACTGGTCGCCTGGATCAGCCACGACCTGCGGAGCCCGTTGGCCGGTATCCGCGCGATGGCCGAGGCACTGGCGGACGGCGTGGTGTCGGAGCCGGCGGAGGTCGCCGGGTACGCGCAGCGCATCGGCGGCGAGAGCACGCGGCTGTCGGGCATGGTGGACGACCTGTTCGAGCTGTCGAGGATCACCGCGGGAGCGTTGCGGTTGACCATGTCGGCGGTGCCGCTGCGGGACGTCGTGAGCGACACGATCGCCGCGCAGACGCCGGTGGCGCACCGGAAGCGGGTGCGCGTGGAGGCGCACGCGCAGGCGTCGCCAGTGGTCAGCGGGAGCGACCCGGAGCTGGCGCGGATCGTGCGGAACCTGGTGTCGAACGCGATCCGGCACACCCCGCCGGACGGGACGGTCGCGGTGCAGATCGGCGTGGCCGGCGCAGAAGCCCTAATCGCCGTCGACGACGGCTGCGGCGGCATCCCGGACGACGAGATCGGGCGGGTTTTCGATGTGGCGTTCCGCGGTACGCGCGCTCGTACCCCGGAGCGCGATGGTGCAGGCGGCGGTCTCGGGCTGGCGATCGCGAAGGGCCTGGTGGAGGCCCACAAGGGGCGGATCCTGGTCCGCAACCACGGTCCCGGCTGCCGGTTCGAAGTACACCTGCCACTGGCTTAG
- a CDS encoding response regulator transcription factor: MTQESGRVLVVDDDETVRDVVRRYLEVAGFTVEVAGTGEEGLRLFAERPPDLVVLDVMMPGISGLEVCRRLRQTSQVPVVLLTALGEEENRIAGLELGADDYVTKPFSPRELALRVISVLRRARLPSRPAAPAEELRDGDLVLRTTARDATLGGVDLPLTAREFDLLAFFLTHPGTAYSRTDLLEKVWGWDFGDQSTVTVHVRRLREKIEPQPAKPVRVATVWGVGYRYDPVSSR, translated from the coding sequence ATGACGCAGGAGAGCGGCCGGGTGCTCGTGGTCGACGACGACGAGACCGTGCGCGACGTGGTGCGCCGGTACCTGGAGGTCGCCGGGTTCACCGTCGAGGTCGCGGGGACCGGCGAGGAGGGGCTCCGGCTGTTCGCCGAGCGGCCGCCCGACCTGGTGGTGCTCGACGTGATGATGCCGGGGATCAGCGGGCTGGAGGTGTGCCGCAGGCTGCGGCAGACCAGTCAGGTGCCGGTGGTGCTGCTGACCGCGCTCGGCGAGGAGGAGAACCGGATCGCCGGGCTCGAACTCGGCGCCGACGACTACGTGACGAAGCCGTTCAGCCCGCGTGAACTGGCGTTGCGGGTGATCTCGGTGCTGCGCCGGGCGCGACTGCCGAGCCGTCCCGCGGCTCCGGCCGAGGAACTGCGCGACGGTGACCTGGTGCTGCGGACCACCGCGCGCGACGCCACGCTCGGCGGGGTCGACCTGCCGCTGACCGCGCGCGAGTTCGACCTGCTGGCGTTCTTCCTGACCCATCCCGGCACCGCGTACTCCCGCACCGACCTGCTGGAGAAGGTGTGGGGCTGGGACTTCGGCGACCAGTCCACAGTGACCGTCCACGTGAGACGGTTGCGCGAGAAGATCGAGCCGCAGCCCGCGAAACCCGTGCGCGTGGCCACGGTGTGGGGCGTCGGCTACCGCTACGACCCGGTGAGCTCGCGATGA
- a CDS encoding glycosyltransferase family 2 protein: protein MVDVILPCLDEAAALPGVLGALPDGYRAIVVDNGSTDGSPEIAADLGAKVVHEPRRGYGAAVHSGLEAATAELVAFLDADGSLDPRELPVLVAAVQSGADLAVGRRVPTSPAAWPWHARAGNALLAALLRRRGLGVSDIAPMRAAKREHLLSLQITDRAFGYPLELLVKAGRAGWRIDEFEVSYGERARGTKSKVSGSVRGTLRAVRDMGRVLAR from the coding sequence ATGGTCGACGTGATACTTCCCTGTCTCGACGAAGCGGCCGCGCTGCCCGGGGTCCTTGGCGCGCTGCCCGACGGTTACCGCGCGATCGTGGTCGACAACGGCTCCACCGACGGCTCACCGGAGATCGCCGCGGATCTCGGCGCGAAGGTGGTCCACGAACCGAGGCGCGGCTACGGTGCCGCCGTCCACAGTGGACTCGAGGCGGCGACGGCCGAGTTGGTCGCCTTCCTGGACGCCGACGGTTCGCTGGACCCGCGCGAGCTGCCGGTGCTGGTGGCCGCCGTGCAGAGCGGCGCCGACCTGGCCGTGGGCCGCCGGGTGCCGACCAGCCCCGCCGCCTGGCCCTGGCACGCGCGAGCCGGCAACGCGCTGCTCGCGGCCTTGCTCCGCCGCCGAGGCCTCGGCGTCAGCGACATCGCGCCGATGCGGGCAGCCAAGCGAGAGCACCTGCTCTCGTTGCAGATCACTGATCGCGCTTTCGGCTATCCGCTGGAGCTGCTGGTGAAGGCCGGGCGAGCGGGCTGGCGGATCGACGAGTTCGAGGTCAGCTACGGCGAACGCGCCCGGGGCACCAAGTCGAAGGTGTCCGGCTCGGTGCGCGGCACGCTGCGTGCGGTCCGCGACATGGGGCGGGTGCTCGCGCGATGA